The following coding sequences lie in one Cyanobacterium sp. Dongsha4 genomic window:
- a CDS encoding sulfotransferase yields the protein MIRKPFFLVGAERSGTTLLRLMLNHHPEISWVQEFEYSVDLVTDNGQFPSLNAYYDWLETHRIFQSMEFSIDKNLDYSELVDSFLLQIYNPTEHKIIGATVHRHFDRILSIWNDACFIHLIRDPRDVARSCIGMGWSGNVWYGCDRWLEAEILWDKLKNKISPDRYIEIRYEDLIKDPVKILTFVCNFMGLDYHEQMLNYDENTTYSTPDPKLIQQWKKKLSDLEIQLVESKVGFLLVDKGYELSNLPSINPDQFQRQQLKIEDWLYRVKFRLNRLGLSLFIADFLSRKLGLNSWQKQIKLQINEIEKKYLK from the coding sequence ATGATCAGAAAACCTTTTTTCTTAGTTGGTGCAGAAAGATCTGGTACAACCTTGCTGCGTTTGATGTTGAATCATCACCCTGAAATCTCGTGGGTGCAAGAGTTTGAATACTCAGTTGATTTGGTCACAGATAATGGTCAGTTTCCGTCTTTAAATGCTTATTATGATTGGTTGGAAACTCATCGTATTTTTCAATCTATGGAGTTTTCTATTGATAAAAATTTAGATTATTCCGAATTAGTTGATAGCTTTCTCTTACAAATATATAACCCCACTGAACATAAAATTATCGGTGCAACGGTACATCGTCACTTTGATCGCATCTTATCTATTTGGAATGACGCTTGTTTTATCCATTTAATTCGGGACCCCCGTGATGTAGCTCGTTCTTGTATTGGTATGGGCTGGAGTGGTAATGTATGGTATGGGTGCGATCGCTGGTTAGAAGCGGAAATACTTTGGGATAAATTAAAAAACAAGATTTCTCCTGATCGATATATTGAAATTCGCTATGAGGACTTAATTAAAGATCCTGTTAAGATTCTAACTTTTGTTTGCAATTTTATGGGGCTTGATTATCATGAACAAATGTTAAATTATGATGAAAATACCACTTATAGCACTCCTGATCCGAAATTAATACAACAATGGAAAAAGAAACTTTCTGATTTAGAAATTCAATTAGTTGAATCCAAAGTAGGCTTTTTATTAGTTGATAAGGGCTATGAATTAAGTAATTTACCTTCTATTAATCCAGATCAATTTCAGCGTCAACAATTAAAAATAGAAGATTGGTTATATAGAGTTAAATTTAGGCTTAATAGACTAGGATTATCGTTGTTTATAGCCGATTTTTTATCCCGTAAACTAGGTTTAAATTCATGGCAAAAACAAATCAAGTTGCAAATAAACGAAATCGAGAAAAAATACTTAAAGTAA
- a CDS encoding glycosyltransferase family 61 protein: MDKQIKMVPEGVNKIDNLKIFSYPTRLAAAWKADILEINIPSYEIYRPAIEIVTEEGISNTSKTGNILKKIYAKISAPIELGDKYFLDTRYETDKNIAHILKNIAPGLLASKHFPPKIPEITVVLKANACEMAKTAYQLLGFPVLCTDKNVKGKVITAPTGRFGQYEIWYPELFGKLSFEGYIADTPKRVFISRKGNRGLTNESDIEDLLQDYGFKKFYYEDIPIPLQWSITRNAEMMVAIHGAALGSLVFNQKRLKLIELFHPGYVTHAFRQMTYAVGGSWCGVTGQITENVIKELDFNHKARAFAMSPTTIDIKSLTMALDYMKVNKVN; encoded by the coding sequence ATGGACAAACAAATCAAGATGGTTCCAGAAGGTGTTAATAAGATAGATAATCTTAAGATTTTTTCCTATCCCACGAGATTAGCCGCCGCTTGGAAAGCTGATATATTAGAAATCAATATACCGTCTTATGAAATTTATCGTCCTGCGATCGAAATTGTGACAGAAGAAGGCATTAGTAATACATCAAAAACAGGAAATATTCTAAAAAAAATTTATGCAAAAATATCCGCCCCCATAGAATTAGGTGATAAATATTTTCTTGATACTCGCTATGAGACTGATAAAAATATTGCTCATATACTCAAAAATATCGCTCCTGGTTTATTGGCTTCCAAACATTTTCCCCCAAAGATTCCAGAAATTACAGTGGTTTTAAAAGCTAATGCGTGTGAAATGGCAAAAACAGCTTATCAACTCCTTGGGTTTCCTGTTCTGTGTACAGACAAAAATGTTAAAGGTAAAGTTATTACCGCTCCCACAGGACGATTTGGACAATATGAGATATGGTATCCCGAACTTTTTGGGAAATTATCTTTTGAGGGATATATTGCGGATACTCCGAAAAGGGTTTTTATTTCTCGCAAGGGAAACAGAGGTTTAACCAATGAATCAGATATAGAAGATCTTTTACAAGATTATGGTTTTAAAAAATTTTACTACGAAGATATACCTATCCCTCTACAATGGTCAATTACTAGGAATGCGGAAATGATGGTTGCTATACATGGTGCGGCTTTAGGCAGTCTTGTCTTCAATCAAAAGAGATTAAAATTAATCGAACTGTTTCACCCTGGTTATGTGACTCATGCTTTTAGGCAAATGACTTATGCTGTGGGAGGAAGTTGGTGCGGAGTTACAGGGCAAATCACAGAAAATGTAATTAAAGAGTTAGACTTTAATCACAAAGCGAGGGCTTTTGCAATGTCCCCTACAACTATAGATATTAAATCCTTGACAATGGCACTAGATTACATGAAAGTTAACAAAGTAAACTAA
- a CDS encoding Ig-like domain-containing protein, which yields MLSTNIVQDSLFNSPQDTFNRNWGTTYWSDADKGWLRPNQHKWIKDSAKEYAYADNSGGGGLTQVIKNDFVSTGLQTISFDATNLGSTNTLRLQVYGINGQFQLSNWSAKDPVSVNSDSIEYKTLLDTDNVATEEFDWKTFSQDVDFGAGYEYVVIRFLTDGVESDEFMAIDNVSITEKQEIHITSVMDSEFDLSVNDFNRNTSTTYASNANQGWFVPGGNKWNRDTVNKYAYADNTGAGGLTQVLKNDYGTQGLQFISFDGINRGVGNTLRLQVYGVNGDFAFSNWKTTDPVSNSLEPIAVQVLLDTDNIATEEFNWTNFTNQVDFGFGYEYIAVRFTTNGIETNEFMAIDNFIITNHLAAIPVNENNNFPEANNDIAFTTRNNALKIDVLSNDSDPEGDVFNIDSFTQPVNGSIALNQDGSFTYTPANNLTGQDSFTYTIVDEHGAKDTATVDITVKTPFFEIGSNLNGISDWSPQLPFIDTFNSSRNWVTQTNKIWDTKEGHLLDLDENGWVKSLPTSGTNFTKVGTLLFRSIKGQYPGGEYVVTYDGEGTIEYGLDAKLVSSTQGRDIIQVTPSNLGIYVGITTTDPNQTGNYIRNISVVPIEAENTYQQEIFNPDFLNHIDDFQTLRFMDWMRTNNSQQSEWSDRPQLNDNTWAKDGGAPVEIMVDLANRLDSDPWFTMPHQATDEYIRNFAQYVKDNLEPERQIYIEYSNEVWNWQFEQAKWVDQQAKAEGLNNWMDWYSKRTTEMTRIWDEVFGDDKERVIGVMGAQGGNSWIGQRALSYNWTDTPLSHQEYGIDVVAIAPYFGNYIGDSGNKDTLLSWTKEADGGLNKLFDEIKNGGLLSNSPSGGALAQSYQNMSSYLQLAKEEGLSLVAYEGGQHLVDKTATPEIVDLFAKANRDPRMGEIYKEYLQTWFNMGGGEFVNFSDVGTYSKSGYWGLTEGLNQSSPKYDAIMTLINTPTN from the coding sequence ATGTTATCTACTAATATCGTTCAAGATTCTCTTTTTAATTCTCCTCAAGATACATTTAATAGAAACTGGGGTACAACTTATTGGTCTGATGCGGATAAAGGTTGGTTAAGACCTAATCAACATAAATGGATCAAAGACAGTGCAAAAGAATATGCTTATGCTGATAATAGTGGTGGTGGTGGTTTAACTCAAGTTATTAAAAATGATTTTGTGAGTACTGGGTTGCAAACTATCAGCTTTGATGCCACGAATTTGGGTTCAACAAATACTCTAAGATTACAAGTCTATGGGATTAACGGACAATTTCAATTAAGTAATTGGAGTGCAAAAGATCCAGTTAGTGTTAATAGTGATTCTATTGAATATAAAACTTTGTTAGATACTGATAATGTTGCCACCGAAGAATTTGACTGGAAAACTTTTAGCCAAGATGTGGATTTTGGTGCTGGTTATGAGTATGTCGTTATTCGTTTTTTAACTGACGGTGTTGAAAGTGATGAGTTTATGGCGATCGACAATGTCAGTATTACTGAGAAGCAAGAGATTCATATTACATCAGTGATGGATTCAGAATTTGATTTATCCGTCAATGATTTTAATAGAAACACCAGCACAACTTATGCTTCTAATGCCAATCAAGGTTGGTTTGTTCCTGGTGGAAATAAATGGAATAGAGATACTGTAAATAAATATGCTTATGCCGATAATACTGGTGCTGGAGGCTTAACTCAAGTTTTAAAAAATGACTATGGAACTCAAGGTTTACAATTTATTAGTTTTGATGGTATTAATCGCGGAGTGGGCAATACTTTAAGATTACAGGTTTATGGAGTTAATGGTGATTTCGCATTTTCTAATTGGAAGACTACTGACCCTGTTAGTAATTCTCTTGAACCGATCGCAGTTCAAGTATTACTAGATACAGATAATATTGCTACAGAAGAGTTTAACTGGACAAACTTTACTAATCAAGTTGATTTCGGTTTTGGTTATGAATACATTGCCGTTAGATTTACCACCAATGGTATTGAAACGAATGAATTTATGGCGATCGACAATTTTATCATCACTAATCATTTAGCCGCTATTCCAGTTAATGAAAATAATAACTTTCCTGAAGCTAATAACGATATAGCATTCACCACTAGAAATAATGCCCTCAAAATAGATGTTTTAAGCAATGATTCCGATCCAGAAGGAGATGTATTTAATATTGACAGTTTTACTCAACCAGTTAACGGAAGTATCGCCTTAAATCAAGATGGAAGTTTTACTTACACACCTGCAAATAATCTTACGGGACAAGATAGCTTTACTTATACAATAGTTGATGAACATGGTGCGAAAGATACCGCTACAGTTGATATCACAGTAAAAACTCCCTTTTTTGAAATAGGTAGTAATTTGAATGGAATTAGTGATTGGTCTCCTCAATTACCTTTTATTGATACTTTTAACTCTTCTCGTAATTGGGTAACACAAACTAATAAAATTTGGGATACAAAAGAAGGTCATTTATTGGATTTAGATGAAAATGGTTGGGTGAAATCTCTTCCTACTTCTGGTACAAACTTTACCAAAGTTGGTACTCTTTTATTTAGAAGTATTAAAGGTCAATATCCAGGCGGAGAATATGTTGTTACTTATGATGGTGAGGGAACGATTGAATATGGGTTGGATGCTAAATTAGTGTCTTCAACTCAAGGTAGAGACATTATTCAGGTAACTCCATCTAATCTTGGTATATATGTAGGAATAACCACAACAGATCCTAATCAAACAGGGAACTATATCAGAAATATAAGTGTTGTTCCGATAGAAGCCGAAAATACCTATCAACAAGAAATCTTTAATCCTGATTTTCTTAACCATATTGATGACTTTCAAACTCTCCGTTTTATGGATTGGATGAGAACTAATAATTCTCAACAAAGTGAATGGAGCGATCGCCCCCAATTGAATGATAATACTTGGGCAAAAGATGGTGGCGCGCCTGTAGAGATTATGGTTGATTTAGCAAACCGTTTAGACTCCGATCCTTGGTTTACAATGCCTCATCAAGCAACAGATGAATATATTAGAAATTTTGCTCAATATGTAAAAGACAATCTTGAACCCGAAAGACAAATTTACATTGAATATAGTAATGAAGTCTGGAATTGGCAATTTGAACAAGCTAAGTGGGTTGATCAACAGGCAAAAGCCGAAGGCTTAAATAATTGGATGGATTGGTATAGCAAACGCACAACGGAAATGACTCGCATTTGGGACGAGGTTTTTGGAGACGATAAAGAAAGAGTTATTGGTGTTATGGGAGCTCAAGGAGGAAATAGTTGGATTGGTCAACGTGCCTTAAGTTACAATTGGACAGATACTCCTTTATCCCATCAAGAGTATGGCATTGACGTAGTTGCGATCGCACCTTATTTTGGAAATTATATCGGTGATAGTGGTAATAAAGACACGTTATTATCTTGGACAAAAGAAGCAGATGGTGGTTTAAATAAACTATTTGATGAAATTAAAAATGGTGGTTTATTAAGTAATAGTCCTAGCGGTGGTGCATTAGCACAATCCTATCAAAATATGAGCAGTTACCTTCAATTGGCAAAAGAAGAAGGACTTTCCTTAGTGGCTTATGAAGGAGGACAACATTTAGTGGATAAAACAGCAACACCTGAAATAGTTGACTTATTTGCTAAAGCTAACCGTGACCCTCGTATGGGTGAAATCTATAAAGAATACTTACAAACATGGTTTAATATGGGCGGCGGCGAATTTGTTAACTTTAGTGATGTTGGTACTTATAGCAAATCTGGATATTGGGGATTAACAGAAGGTCTAAATCAAAGTTCACCCAAGTATGACGCAATTATGACTTTAATTAATACTCCTACAAATTAA
- a CDS encoding O-antigen ligase domain-containing protein: MSPQAQLAMILWLPIVLYLFNKFPPRKAVIVSFLGGLLFLPQKAGFALPLIPDYEGMVATCYGIFIGIMIYDSEVFKRFELKWIDYPMILFGIAPLFSSLTNSLGLYDGINSSITQTVQWGMPYFLGRLYLNNLSVLKELAISIVKAGLVYAPLCLYESRFSPQLHSKVYGYFPHSFAQTMRFGGWRPQVFMQHGLMVGLFMMMTALVAIWLWQGRVVTKIWRIPIQWVVVILFVTVILNKSTGAYVLMAIGLIILFSAKWFRLSLPLIFVLLGITAYLLLASTGNLHTENIIDFLHQFFPEDRIQSLEFRFDNEELLGEKARERILFGWGGWGRNRVYAENWAGEIENISVTDSLWIIVFGINGLFGLITLTMSLLLPVVYLIIRYPVNTWLSPKVSSAIVLGVCLTLFVFDCLLNAMFNPIFPLISGGLSGLFIYSPQLSTRKNLRKIRVKRGKQIIPTPIDK, from the coding sequence ATGAGTCCTCAAGCCCAATTAGCGATGATTCTATGGCTACCAATAGTTTTATATTTATTCAATAAGTTTCCTCCGAGAAAGGCTGTAATTGTGAGTTTTTTGGGAGGATTATTATTTTTGCCCCAAAAGGCAGGTTTTGCTTTACCTCTCATTCCAGACTATGAAGGCATGGTTGCTACTTGCTATGGTATCTTTATCGGTATCATGATTTATGATTCAGAAGTATTTAAACGATTTGAACTCAAATGGATTGACTATCCCATGATTTTATTCGGTATCGCTCCTTTATTTTCTTCTTTGACTAATAGTTTAGGTTTATATGATGGCATTAATTCATCCATCACTCAAACGGTACAATGGGGAATGCCTTATTTTTTGGGGCGATTATATCTGAATAATTTATCAGTGTTAAAAGAATTGGCAATCAGTATTGTTAAAGCCGGATTAGTGTATGCACCTTTATGTCTTTATGAGAGTCGCTTTAGTCCTCAATTACATAGTAAAGTTTATGGTTATTTTCCCCATTCTTTTGCTCAAACCATGAGATTCGGGGGGTGGAGACCTCAAGTTTTTATGCAACACGGTTTAATGGTAGGTTTATTCATGATGATGACCGCTCTTGTGGCAATTTGGTTATGGCAGGGTAGAGTTGTTACTAAAATTTGGCGTATCCCAATTCAGTGGGTAGTCGTTATTCTATTCGTAACTGTTATTCTGAATAAGTCAACCGGTGCTTATGTTTTAATGGCTATAGGGTTGATCATTTTATTTTCCGCTAAATGGTTTCGTCTTAGTTTACCTTTAATTTTTGTCTTGTTAGGAATTACGGCGTATTTACTTCTCGCATCCACTGGCAATTTACACACAGAAAATATTATCGATTTTTTACATCAATTTTTCCCTGAAGATAGAATTCAATCCTTAGAATTTCGTTTCGATAATGAAGAATTGTTGGGAGAAAAAGCAAGAGAAAGAATATTATTTGGTTGGGGAGGATGGGGCAGAAACCGTGTTTATGCAGAAAATTGGGCCGGAGAAATAGAGAATATATCGGTGACAGATAGCTTATGGATTATTGTTTTTGGTATTAATGGGTTATTTGGGCTAATTACCCTCACAATGTCATTATTGTTACCCGTTGTTTATTTGATTATTCGTTATCCTGTCAATACATGGTTAAGTCCAAAAGTTTCATCTGCTATAGTTTTGGGGGTATGTTTAACCTTATTTGTGTTCGACTGTTTGTTAAATGCTATGTTTAATCCCATTTTTCCACTGATTAGTGGCGGTTTATCGGGATTATTTATCTATTCCCCTCAATTATCGACACGAAAAAATCTACGTAAAATTAGGGTAAAAAGGGGAAAACAAATTATTCCCACTCCCATCGATAAATAA
- a CDS encoding AMP-binding protein, whose protein sequence is MTFFENNPTEYRSTWSGNRKVTGIVSVNSLDFVKNIFQSYQNDYIVVLLNSKEDEKRINDTGVSKIISPKIEFGWSKLKLHPRHDNNIAQIAFTSGTTGQPKGVILTHEALNDVVSRLNEIMSVDSSIREYVGVPVNYSFGFGRCRAVATAGGEFYLPENGFNPLEIRDMLLDGAINAISAVPSLWRSLFQCQDIFGHETKNVKWIEIGSQYMSQKEKEKLCHLFPQATIVQHYGLTEASRTTFLRIDQTEGKYLESVGNVYGQTKIKISEEGKIMIKGPHVAQTLLVNGVEINNTDEQGWLTTGDFGKIEDDYLYYLGRADDLINCGGFKIPPDEIERYIREKLKIQSGIVVTKVADVMRGEAILVAILEDSGLNRGDVKNAAVDAIAQYNIHSADAVKVMELDSFPSTATGKIKRKEITKLFESNIVEHRTESQQQDKENNLISESEKEIIKVWKEVLGVDKIDINSNFFQMGGDSLTAISVMVKMEQLGISRDIVKGMLQGLTVRELAMRIEESQNTENLKVSHTISNVYTQTGMNINIIRGILVLCVIMGHWSEGFFNKLPEVIGSTLAPFIANLFAAGTPGFAVIYGVSTGYSLFSVYQNDRQRFQKVVSTTLNLLIGGVLILAITEITAKFLQGELNTFTDITNSFYSVISYYLLITATISLWFKLLSKFRNPSVVAICLSVFLYCSYYYIFQPLSSYRQEGLIELGKILISAKYSYFNLVAGTLGGIGIGIRIRENMEKNPIPLDFLWIGLALVGAAFVTSSHGGMFESWWIWPRPIWIWTWLFYTGLIMIGLRFIQQVLAKYNQFPPKYKFVFQFFSSIGILAFPFFITQDLVLPLKDTLDVFGVPSIISLAVVMLMFFGSSIFLFKKVYSVNYSW, encoded by the coding sequence ATGACGTTTTTCGAAAATAACCCAACAGAATATAGATCAACGTGGTCAGGCAACAGGAAAGTTACAGGGATCGTCTCCGTTAATTCTCTTGACTTTGTTAAGAATATTTTTCAGAGTTACCAAAATGATTACATCGTCGTTCTTCTCAACAGTAAAGAAGATGAAAAAAGAATAAATGATACAGGAGTATCGAAAATAATTAGTCCCAAAATAGAGTTTGGATGGAGTAAACTTAAACTCCACCCCCGTCATGATAATAATATTGCTCAAATTGCTTTTACTTCCGGAACCACAGGACAACCGAAAGGAGTTATACTTACCCATGAAGCACTTAACGATGTGGTTTCAAGACTTAATGAAATAATGAGTGTGGACTCTAGTATAAGAGAATATGTAGGCGTCCCAGTAAATTACTCTTTCGGTTTTGGAAGATGTCGTGCAGTAGCTACGGCTGGAGGGGAATTTTATCTCCCTGAGAACGGTTTTAATCCTTTGGAAATTAGAGATATGCTTTTAGACGGAGCAATTAATGCTATTTCAGCAGTGCCGAGCTTATGGCGTTCATTGTTTCAGTGTCAGGATATTTTTGGCCATGAGACGAAAAATGTTAAATGGATTGAGATTGGTAGTCAATACATGAGTCAGAAAGAAAAAGAAAAATTATGTCATCTTTTTCCTCAAGCAACGATTGTACAACATTATGGTTTAACAGAAGCCTCAAGAACTACTTTTTTAAGAATAGATCAAACAGAAGGAAAATATCTCGAATCCGTTGGCAACGTTTATGGACAAACAAAAATCAAAATCTCCGAAGAAGGTAAAATCATGATTAAAGGACCTCATGTTGCACAAACTCTTCTAGTTAATGGAGTGGAAATTAACAATACCGATGAGCAAGGATGGTTAACGACAGGGGATTTCGGTAAAATAGAGGATGACTACTTATATTATTTAGGTAGAGCTGATGATTTAATTAACTGTGGTGGGTTCAAAATACCTCCTGATGAGATTGAAAGATATATTCGAGAAAAACTCAAGATTCAATCGGGCATTGTCGTAACAAAGGTTGCTGATGTCATGAGAGGTGAAGCCATTTTAGTGGCGATACTTGAAGATTCTGGTTTAAATCGGGGGGATGTTAAAAATGCGGCAGTGGATGCGATCGCACAGTATAATATTCATAGTGCAGATGCGGTAAAAGTCATGGAGTTAGATAGTTTTCCTAGTACCGCAACAGGAAAAATCAAGAGAAAAGAAATTACGAAACTATTTGAGTCAAATATCGTAGAACATAGAACAGAATCTCAACAACAGGATAAAGAAAATAATTTAATTTCTGAGAGTGAAAAAGAAATTATTAAGGTGTGGAAGGAAGTTTTAGGAGTGGATAAAATTGACATAAATAGTAACTTTTTCCAAATGGGAGGAGATTCTTTAACCGCCATTTCTGTAATGGTAAAAATGGAACAATTGGGAATTTCAAGGGATATAGTCAAGGGAATGTTACAAGGTTTAACAGTCCGAGAATTAGCTATGCGCATCGAAGAATCTCAAAATACCGAAAATCTCAAAGTGTCTCATACCATTTCTAATGTTTATACGCAAACAGGAATGAATATTAATATAATTAGAGGCATTTTAGTTTTGTGTGTTATAATGGGACACTGGTCAGAGGGTTTTTTCAACAAACTACCCGAAGTAATAGGTTCAACTCTCGCTCCTTTTATTGCCAATCTTTTTGCGGCGGGAACTCCTGGATTTGCGGTTATTTACGGAGTTTCTACTGGTTATTCTTTGTTTTCTGTCTATCAAAATGATCGTCAACGCTTCCAGAAAGTAGTATCTACCACTTTAAATTTATTGATTGGCGGTGTTCTAATTTTAGCTATAACCGAAATTACTGCTAAATTTTTACAAGGAGAATTGAACACGTTTACAGATATAACCAATTCTTTTTATTCAGTAATAAGTTATTATTTATTGATAACTGCAACCATAAGTTTATGGTTTAAACTACTAAGCAAATTTAGGAACCCATCCGTGGTTGCTATTTGTCTAAGTGTTTTTCTCTACTGTTCTTACTATTACATATTTCAGCCGTTATCATCATATCGACAGGAAGGTTTGATAGAATTAGGTAAGATTTTAATTTCTGCAAAGTATAGCTATTTTAACTTAGTAGCTGGTACACTGGGTGGCATTGGCATTGGCATAAGAATTAGAGAAAACATGGAGAAAAATCCTATACCCCTTGATTTTCTATGGATTGGTCTTGCCTTGGTTGGTGCTGCTTTTGTGACATCATCTCATGGTGGAATGTTTGAAAGTTGGTGGATATGGCCTCGTCCGATCTGGATTTGGACTTGGTTATTTTATACAGGTCTAATTATGATCGGTTTAAGATTTATTCAACAAGTTTTAGCTAAGTATAATCAATTTCCTCCAAAATATAAATTTGTCTTCCAGTTTTTTTCCAGCATCGGTATTTTGGCTTTTCCTTTTTTCATCACCCAAGACTTAGTTTTGCCTTTGAAAGATACGTTGGACGTATTTGGAGTACCAAGCATTATTTCTTTAGCCGTTGTTATGTTGATGTTTTTTGGATCGTCGATTTTCTTGTTCAAAAAAGTTTATAGCGTTAATTACAGTTGGTGA
- a CDS encoding oligosaccharide flippase family protein, with translation MSSLKKLAIRGALWTFIGYGSSQILRLGSNLILTRLLVPEVFGLMALVNTFIIGLNLFSDVGINPSIIQNRKGEEPEFYNTAWTLQVIRGFGIWIACIAIAYPVSIFYENPELKWLIPILGLNSIVSGFQSTSLPLLSKRVKVSISTSFELVVQLISLTIMVLLVWFYRSIWSLVIASIISQIVRTIISHKLIPEVKNRFTWDQESLKELFSFGKWIFISTAITFFAMQSDRLILGRLFPIEILGIYTIAFTFADIPIGVINRINGSVVFPVVSQLKDLSRQELRQKIIEKRKLILILGITLVVLLTCSGDLLVLNLYDERYKDAAWMLQILAVGIWPNLLAVTMRSVQLGIGKPMYGAYGYLLKFIYMVVMLPFVTNIMGIFGAILVIAFNDIPFYIAVQYGLWKEELLTIKQDFWATLFLIFLISIILFIRYYLGLNLTLPSN, from the coding sequence ATGTCATCCCTGAAAAAACTAGCTATTCGTGGAGCTCTTTGGACTTTTATCGGTTATGGCAGTAGTCAAATATTACGTTTAGGAAGCAATTTAATCTTGACTCGCCTACTTGTGCCTGAAGTATTTGGCTTAATGGCTTTAGTTAACACCTTTATTATAGGTTTAAACTTATTTTCCGATGTCGGTATAAATCCCAGTATTATTCAAAATCGAAAAGGAGAAGAACCAGAATTTTATAACACGGCATGGACATTACAAGTTATTAGAGGTTTTGGAATTTGGATTGCTTGTATTGCTATTGCCTATCCAGTTTCTATTTTTTATGAAAATCCTGAACTAAAATGGCTTATTCCTATTTTGGGGTTAAATTCTATCGTCAGTGGCTTTCAATCAACTTCTCTACCTTTACTTAGCAAAAGAGTTAAAGTCTCTATTAGCACTTCATTTGAGCTAGTAGTACAACTTATTTCTCTGACTATCATGGTACTCCTAGTTTGGTTTTATCGTAGTATTTGGTCTTTAGTTATTGCTTCGATTATTTCCCAAATAGTTAGAACTATTATTAGTCATAAATTAATACCCGAAGTCAAAAATAGATTCACTTGGGATCAAGAATCTTTAAAAGAGTTATTTTCTTTTGGCAAATGGATTTTTATTTCCACTGCTATTACTTTTTTTGCTATGCAGAGCGATCGCCTCATCTTAGGACGACTATTTCCCATAGAAATACTAGGTATTTATACTATCGCTTTTACTTTCGCAGATATTCCTATCGGAGTTATCAATAGAATCAACGGTTCTGTGGTATTTCCTGTGGTTTCTCAATTGAAGGATTTATCAAGACAAGAATTAAGACAAAAAATTATTGAGAAAAGAAAACTTATACTGATTCTAGGTATTACTTTGGTGGTGTTATTAACCTGTTCTGGAGATTTATTGGTTTTAAATTTGTATGATGAGCGATATAAAGACGCAGCTTGGATGCTACAAATTTTAGCAGTAGGTATTTGGCCCAATTTATTAGCCGTCACCATGAGAAGTGTGCAATTAGGAATCGGTAAACCAATGTATGGTGCTTATGGCTATTTATTAAAATTTATTTATATGGTGGTCATGTTACCCTTTGTTACGAATATTATGGGAATATTCGGTGCAATTTTAGTAATTGCCTTTAATGATATTCCTTTCTATATAGCTGTTCAATATGGCTTGTGGAAAGAAGAATTGTTAACAATTAAACAAGATTTTTGGGCAACGTTGTTTTTGATTTTCTTGATTAGTATAATTCTTTTTATCAGATATTATTTAGGTTTAAATTTAACTCTACCTAGTAATTGA